The Megalobrama amblycephala isolate DHTTF-2021 linkage group LG16, ASM1881202v1, whole genome shotgun sequence genome includes the window CTGGGGCAAGGCCATGTTCAACCTAGGTTCTTTCCCTGCATGGGCCAACCAAACAGTAATATGATGGACAGTACAAAGCCAAATGCAAACCAGCAAGCTGCTCTTTTTCTTCCCATTATTCTTATAAACTTCATGGATCAAAGCTGTAGCACAGAGAAACTAGAATCTGCCATGTCTTGCGGGATTATTTTGCACATTCATAACCTCTTTCACTTAAGGCCTGACTAACTAAACAGCAACATATGCTATGTTCGAatatttggggtcagtaagatacaataagaacaaaaatattgagaaatattattataaattaaaataatttagttttctattttaaaatgattatttttgggGGTGATGGGAAAGGTGATTTTTAGCAGCCAATACTCAGTCTTTGTCTTCTTTTtgaattaatgtattaaaaaaaaaaaaaaaacctcttactgacccaaaacttttgaacagtagtatacaTGATAATCACATTTTGAGTAAAAGTTCATCTAACAAATATATAGTGACTCAAAATAAGAAAGCAGAGAACGAACAAGAAGTGGAACcaattattttatacatttatatattttcaagCATGTCTTTCACACATTGTTTAGATGACATGTTAATCTGTCAATCTGACAAGCAATCCTTTCCTTAGCTAAATAATAAGCCAGcatagttaataataattataattcacCATTTGAATTTCTCATAGTCAAATGTGCCTGAAATATGAAAGCCTCCCCTATATCTCCCTTAAATCTCAGGGCACTGAACTGGAAAAACACATTGGGCAATTTCctacattaaataaagcaaataCCTCATGATATTGACACATCATAGTTCATAACAGGTGTACTGAATATTTTTTGAACATTTATAAATTTGGGCAATCAGACTATTAAAATCTCTCtatgttgttgttatttaacAGCGTTTACAGTATGTAAATATGCAACTTCAATACTGTGTGTACATCTATGGTTCTTCAACATTTTATAATTCCACTAAATCCATCAGTCAGTGATTACTGTACCTATTGCATCAAAATGACTTGTTAAATTAAAACACCGCACAATTGTAAAGCATATGACCTTAGTGTGAATGAGGGATGGTCTTCCAGAGTATAATGCACCTAAAACTGTGTCTTCCAGTGTGATGTGTGAGTTCATTGATACACTGTATCTCATTTTGTTTGAATACTGCAATGCTTACTGAATCTTTCTTTTGGAATTTTGGGGAAAttataagaataaataaatctgtttattaaaataaagcaCTTATAGGGCGTGACTGTAAAGGGAATTTGTTTTTCCTCAAACTGctgttctgttatgttaaaGAGATAAATCTGAATAAAACCATATCTTTCCCTACAACATTATGCATGTTGTGGATCCTAATTGACACATTCCTTTCAATGTCTTATGAACTTATATGCTACTGGTAACATCTCAAAGGAAGGCAAGACACTAAAAGGACAACTTTCATTAAGTTCTAGAAGTTTCATTAAGTTCAAAGTGATCCCGCCAGTACAAATTAAATGTGAAGCAAAAACTATTTGGGGAAAAGGCATGGCACAGAAGTAATGACAGCACTGACAATGTTCTATAAACACTGAGTCCTATAAAATAGCTCAGCTGACTCTCTCGtgcgagcagaaccagaaatGCTCTTtgtcacttaaaaataaagtgcCAGTCTGTaatatagaaagaaagaaaacagattTTCCCAAAAGTGTAAAGTCAAATCCTTAGTGTTTCAACTTGCCTGGAGCACAAAAAAGGCAGTTTTCTACATGACGGATCAGTACAAGAAATAAAACTGAGACTGACaattcaacatattttgttctGCTTAAGTTTATCAAACACAGAACGTTAGCAtactttaaacaaataaataaataattctaaaGGACATTCTCTGTAGATTTAAGAAAAAACTCACCTTGTCAGAACATTACAGGGAGTTTTTAGTGACAATCTAAAGAGAACGTAAACAGAACGTTCACTAATAGTTATTTTTTACGTTCACAGAACTAAAAATTGTTAGCTGGGCTGAGCCTTTCTTTGAGAAGAAAGCGTGGGAAAGTTCTGGTCTCAAGCAGCAAGATGATGTACGCTTACAATTAATGTTAGGGGGTTCCACACAAAAAGAGTGAAAAGCGGTTAAAACAGTGATGACTTTAAAAGTCAATGTTTGATTGTTACTGTGACTCTCAATCAAAATCTCTAATGTCAAGCTAAATCCTAAGGGGAGACAGCTCTGCACCACTGCAAATCCACCTGATGATTTCACAAACCTGCCAAGGTCAGAAGCACTGGATTAATGATAGCTCATGGTCTTGTGGAGACAAAAGACTAGACTTCACAACCATGTGTTTATAGTCTCCATGCAGCCAGCGGCCACACTGCAACCCCATAGTGCATAATAATCCTCATTTGCTGAGGTATGACCAGGTTGAAACCTCATGATAATTTCTTGCAATTGTTGCAATAACTACAGAGGAATGTTGCAATTTTGGTCAGGTTTAGATCATATGCATGCGGCCAGAAAGAGGGAAGTGtgccaaacaaaaataacacagtcacatacacacaaaaatcttTGGCATAAAACAAAGCGATAAAATTGAATTACAGAAAGTGATCCTCAAAAAGGTCTGCCTTTCACCACAGAATGCCTTTTTtctatttaagaaattaaattgttATAGGACTAACAAGTAAGCAGCTAACAAGCGGTTGGGTGTGCAGTGACGCTGTGATCACTATGATCTTAGATCTTTGAGGGAAGGAACAGATATAATTACAGTGCCTTTTTCTGCTTTTCGGCATCTCCAACACCCACTCATTATCCATCTGATCCAAAAGCGCATATACCTCAGCCTCCAATTTGGCTGTATACATATACGAGCCCAAAAAAAATAGTAAgcttaaaattcattttttgctTGAATGTTATTCTTGTCTAAGACCTTTTGTTGAACTAAGTGAATATGGTTAACTCTTTACTTTCTGTTAAGTGATACATGTTGGATAAAAGGCTAATTAATATGAAGTAGCCCGTATTAGTGAGACAATGAAGTATGCTACTTTGGGGGAGAGCGGGAAGTTTTCTCTAACAAAACTTCTGTTTTTCCTTTTGGTCAAGAACTAAATGTAGGCAAGGTAGGAGCTTATATAGAACATAAATAGATTAAACCTAAGAAATATTCATTGGATTAAAAATTGTAGCCAATCTATTATAATATTAGGACAAATAGCCCCACCAAATGGCGACACTAGGAACTAGTACCCATGAACTACTACACTGTGAGGATAACGTTCAAAATTTCATGTGTTTCAGTACTTGAAAGCTACAGCAAGCAGTTGATGTGTGGACTGTCCCAAAATAGAGCTTAGTTATCTGGCTTCTGGATCATTTAGGAAAGTCTTGAGGGTCACAAACTATTATAAAAGtaaatgtttctatttacaCGATTAAGATATGTGCTCTTTCTCACTAACATCTGAAAGTGTTGCTTTATCCATTTCTTGAGTGActggtgtttgtgtgtttcagtaTTTCTGTGCGTGCAGAAATAAGCAAAAGAAGTGGTTCCTATCATACAAAACTGAGTGCTAGAAAAGCCTTTTCCCACTTCAAACCTTACGATACGCATTCATTTGGACGATAAACAATTAATAAAACCACTAGTTTAGGAGTTATCCTCTCAAACAGCTTTGCCACACAGTGTCCGAACTTTCGAAGTATTTtgctgccttcatgtgctatcggaattatcgtaaatactagtttcttatttaaaaaattggGCATGAACGCCCTCTTAAGTCAAATTTTGAATGCGATAAGCTCGTAATCGCGACTACAGAATTTCCAAGCACATGAAGGCAGAATTAATAATTCAAGATCGATCCGCCCCTCTCACGTGAGCTGGAGTGGATTATGTAACTCATTTAATGTGACCATGAATGAAAAAAAGTAGCCTACGGTTGAACTTTATATCCAGCACTACAGAGATAAGAAGTGAACAATCATATTAACGGCTTGTTCTCACTACACGTGTTTCAGGTTTCTGTGACTCAGCCATTCAATTATTTTCAAGATGAACGAAGCAGAAAATACATCCCCTTGTCAAAGGTGCTCGAGATGTTTTAGAAGTTTTTTACCTGTCGACTTCACAAGAGAAATTTTTAACTTGTGCACTCTAGCTCTGCCTGTGGTAAGTACAGTACTGTTTATTTTAACTCTAAATCGCTTTTAACTCCAACTTAATGGTTTAATCGATTAACTGATTAACGTTATCATCAttttatcagtatttttttattatttcaaccagtattttattttgtacagtACATCAATTTGTcacctttaaaggtgaagtgaCATTTTTGTGACCCCAGCGGAAGCAAACGGAATTGCAAAGTAGAGCTGTTATGTAAACCTTACATTCTTTTTCTTCTCAGAAAAAACTATTTTTGTCCAATCAGATGCCCTCTAGTGTCCTACTAGGCCTACCTGCAACcaaacagaaaatacataataaataaataaatagaaaaactGCTTTTTTGAAAACCCATAACAAATTCCTGAGGGAACCTATTGCCAATTCCTGATTTGGCGCACAAATTTATGCCTCATTATTGCTCCAAGGCAAGCCAAAAGAAGCAGTGTCTTATCATCATTTTTGAGGGAAAAAAGCTTTATATAAATCATTCTTCTGAGATTTAGTTTGGCTAGCATCAAAGAAATTACACAAATCACCTTTATTAATAGCAATGTTACCCATTAGACTGTCTCTGTGCTTTCTTATAGTTTTTGTCCTATTTTTTCGactatttaatcatttttgtaaGCACTGTGTTTTGCGGACACCTGGGAAAGATAGAGCTTGATGGTGTGACTCTTGCCGTAGCTGTGAGTTTTATATATCTATCTCTTCTTAAAATGTGcataatgtaatttgtaataatattcatataatataatattcatgtaatataatattttagatgTAATAAAAGAGTAATTGCAATAAAGATCACTGTATTCTCACCAACAGGTCATCAATGTTATGGGTATTTGTACTGGCTATGGCTTGACCGCAGCATGTGACACACTTATTTCTCAGGTAGAGGCTGCAGTGCATTACtctgttcatttacacacaaacaaatacaacaaCGTTTGTCTCTTACACTGTCGCTCTGTCTTTGCAGGCTTATGGAGCTGGTAACTTGCATCAAGTTGGTGTTATAACTCAGAAAGCAATTTTAATTCTGCTACTCGCATGTTTGCCATGCTGTGCCCTTCTTATCAATACAGAGTCAATATTACTGGTTGTGGGGCAAAGCCCAGAGGTTGCCAGGTGAGCACTATACAAGACTGTTGTTATGCAATACTAGTAATATCCTCAAGTAATAGCTTTATGGAACATTTTTTGTGTGCTTTACTGGAATTAGTTATCAAAGAAACATGCTACAGCATAATATATTATCATTAACCTTATTCTGTTTCAGAGTATCTCAGCAGTATGTGAACATATTTTTGCCTGGTCTTCCGGTATGTTTTcaatgtaacacacacacacactttatttTGTCACATCTCAAATCTGCTGAATGCCAAAACAGGGTATTTTGCACCACTTTTGGTCAAATGGTTGTTATTTTATAGACTCTTTGActaaaatacaaacattttatGACCAGGTACATCATTtaaagtttttgttatttttgtctcaaaggctacatttatgttcattattGAAGCGAAATATCTGCAGAATCAGGTAggagaaaaacattaaaaagtaataCTCTGAGAAAGCATGAATGTAAAACTTAATAATAATCTCTCATTTCAGGGAATAATTTGGCCTCTGGTCATTACTGGAATATTGGCAAATGTCCTAAATGCTTTAATCAACTATATCCTCCTCTTTGTCCTGGACATGGGTGTTCCGTGAGTTTCCATAACATCTGCTTTTAAACTACAAGAGAGAAAGTAACATGGAAATCAAAGACAAGATAGCTTACTGACCATGTCTATTTCATCTGCAGAGGATCAGCAGCTGCTAATACCATCTCTCAGTACAGTTTGGCGATCATATTGTTTATCTACATCCGATGCAAAGGTCTTCATAAGGACACTTGGGGTGGTCAGTTCAAAATCCGTTATTATATGTTATAATATTATGTGTATGCGACAGCCATAATCAAGTTGATGGATATATATTAAAGCACTTCCTTGTGCCGTATAGGTTGGACAATGGACTGTTTGCAGGAGTGGGACTCATTCATCCATCTGGCTATTCCAAGTATGCTCATGTTGTGTGCGGAGTGGTGGACTTACGAGATTGGAGGGCTGCTGTCAGGTTTGAGTGCATGCTTGTCAAATGCTTACAGATACAACAAATATGATTTTTAGAACATGTTTAGACATTTAAAGTATTATTAGAGTTGATGTAAGAGTTGGATAGGCCACAAACCACAGGATGTTGAATTGGAATGACAGAAAGAAGAATTTACTGTAGGCAgccgctatttgcacttagtgtaattAGCAGCAAATGTATTTTTGCACTAAGCATAAATAGTAGTTAGATGCTATTTGCAGTAAGTGAATTGTAGTATATTATAAAACTGTATGCAGTAATAACAACATATTCATTGTATATgactatatttattaaaatcataatcggatgctgccttattgggacaTTACTTGTCCCTGTCCCTACCCGTTAAACACTTTATTCCAACTGTTAAATACatgttaggcactttatttccacttttcgAATATTTTCTTAACTTTATCGTGTCAAAAGCTAGCGCCACTCGCCTTGCTCTCCACCTCACTGATCCTGTTATCAGATGGGtttcttttgtaattttgtaaagAAGGGCTATTTGCACTTATTGGAAATCGACACTTTTAGTTTAGACACAAGTTTAGTGACAAAACATAAATAGATCATTAATTTTGAGTAATTATGcctttagtatgtttttttttttttttttttttttttcattttttaagactTTGGGGTaaatttcaggaaaaataagcattcttgtataaatataagttaatataaatacaaaatatatgtaacaaaaataaaaacagataaataaatatCTGAGATAGTCAGATAATATCagataaataatataacattttcctttttttttttttgttattagtaTTATCAAATGTTTCTGATATATTTATGTGTATAATAACATGAAATTGAAGTGTATTATTAgagtattagttcactttgaaatgaaaattacccaaagctttactcacccccaagccatcctaggtgtatatgactttcttctttctgatgaacacaatcggagttatattaataaatatcctgacatcTCTAAGCTTTATAaaggcagtgaacgggaccaacgagtttgaagctcaagagagtgcatccatccatcataaagcGTTTGTGTAAGGAaatcgtctcaggttacgtatgtaaccaggGTTTCCTtgagaacagggaacaagactctgcgctgactgcgctaggggaacgtcctccgtgacccgtgctcgaaatgccaaaaatcaccacactccaatcctattggccggcgacagcctatcacgtcaaacggcgcgaaccgtgacgtataacGGGAGTGCCTGGGGAAACAGCCGGCATCTTCTTGTCTTTGAGCGACTGTAGCAGGCATCCCGCAGCATGGCATGAAAGCgtagagtctcgttccctgttctcagggaaccatggttacatacgtaacctgagacgttccctttcgaaagggaacttctatTCTGCGCTGACTGCTCtaggggaacgatatacccacgccgccatgttAGAGGAGAATGCCAGTCCAAATGTCTGGACACACATCCGGCAGTTCCAGGGAAAAACCGGGGGGCAGAActccaaggctgtcagtgacagcattccctacggccaacagcccaagctgagcctaaaagaggccttccgAAAAAAGCCTACCAAGGCTGCTCGAGCATCTGGAACCAACAGCCCGAGAGGGggtggtccctttaagggaatgtggccaaggaaccaCAGGAACCTCGGTCAGTCACTCGGGGGGAAAAATTCATCCCGCTGCCACCAAGGAGGCCTAGCCAGATCCAGCGAAGTTAAATCCGGCCTAGCCAACCTTGTCTGATATACAGAATCTCCAAGCGCAAACTCCAGAGAGGAGAGCAGGAAAGAGCGACTGCGAAAgggcagtaagcaactcaaacccacacgcAGAGATGGGCATCTCTGGACCCTCGTATGAGGGGAGTACAACCACTCATCCAAGGATCTACTCAGCCGTTAACAAGgtgctgaggaggctgtgcgctgaaGACCCCTGacccaggggagcacaaaccagcctgggggccGGTCTAACGGGAGACTTCATAGAAGTCTACAACCataccagcttagggagctaagcacaattacgcaGTTAACCCCgaagggaagtacaaagctcaacctaacagacagaccgtAAAGCGGGCACATAGTCATGGAGGCCGGGAAAAGGGCCTACAACATAACCAGAGTTCACTAGAGAACTAGAACTGAATGCAGAAGGCGGTAGCCCAGGATGGCCTGTAGGGCCACACCCTATTGCATATCAAGGTGGAGCAAACACCAAGACATAACAGCTGCAAGTGCCCACAAGACAGCCCGTCCAACACAAACCAATGAGCAGTGCACTCGGTGAAGTACcttctactctttaagcaagaggagtacaacatacgccATCATGCGCTAAGGAAAGGCCCCGTGGGCCTATAATCCCAGCAggcacgtggcatcagctcgtggcagtgttattTGCTGTCAGAGGTCAGCATGCTCCACAGGAGGCCTTTACGGCCTACCCGTCACACGCGACATCAGCCAGcggccactaaagttctaggagcaaaaaTAGAACCTGTTAAATAGACAGAGAAACTATTTTAGCTCGACTAGAGCTAAAGGGAATAAACGCACAAAATACtcagtaaaaatatcttttACTCTCAGCGAGAGGAGTACCAAGCTAAACTCCGACATGCTAGCAAAGGAAGGCCTGAAAGCGGCCTGTAACCTTCAAAATGCGCGGCGATAGCTAGTGCGTTAATACAACACCCAAGGGGTATGAGACATACAGAAACCCATACAAGCAGTGCCAACATGCTAGATAAAACATGAAAGGAGGCCCCAACGGGGGCCAACAACTTCCATAAACACCTGGCAACAACAGA containing:
- the slc47a3 gene encoding multidrug and toxin extrusion protein 1, with the protein product MNEAENTSPCQRCSRCFRSFLPVDFTREIFNLCTLALPVFLSYFFDYLIIFVSTVFCGHLGKIELDGVTLAVAVINVMGICTGYGLTAACDTLISQAYGAGNLHQVGVITQKAILILLLACLPCCALLINTESILLVVGQSPEVARVSQQYVNIFLPGLPATFMFIIEAKYLQNQGIIWPLVITGILANVLNALINYILLFVLDMGVPGSAAANTISQYSLAIILFIYIRCKGLHKDTWGGWTMDCLQEWDSFIHLAIPSMLMLCAEWWTYEIGGLLSGLISDVELGAQSVLYGLANIAYMFPIGFSVAGNVRVGNAMGAGNVVQAKLSARLSMICAVSVAVVLATVIGSSKDVIAYIFTNDKDIRARVATVMVLYAPFHLLDSTAAAGGSIVKGLGKQKIGAICNLVGYYGVGCPIGISLMFAAKMGIFGLWTGLVISVFLQAMFFIIVLFKLNWEKCSEEAQIRAGVMPRRTDDGAQEDGGHTEDCDVNNATEMDGLVDDQTDVVIATLKVQLPLRVLVLRRGLALVAMLVLLRCWTRC